Proteins co-encoded in one Apteryx mantelli isolate bAptMan1 chromosome 4, bAptMan1.hap1, whole genome shotgun sequence genomic window:
- the SLC35F4 gene encoding solute carrier family 35 member F4 isoform X1: MDGKAAPNGVATIEDRILRITGYYGYYPGYSSQKSVSRSSVIQCKPGGNCPSTHRGMTRQLSPLSVAEDSAAPILELQNRSPSGIYRHSRVERQSRSGEEGTQTHTESSSQEAEGQTRCQSCTSTFLKLIWRFLIILSVSSSWVGTTQFVKITYETFDCPFFMTWFSTNWNIMVFPIYYSGHLATAQEKQSPIKKFRECSRIFGEDGLTLKLFLKRTAPFSILWTLTNYLYLLALKKLTATDVSALFCCNKAFVFLLSWIVLKDRFMGARIVAAIMAITGIVMMAYADGFQGDSIIGVAYAVGSASTSALYKVLFKMFLGSANFGEAAHFVSTLGFFNLIFISVTPIILYFTKVEYWSPFSAVPWGYLCGVAGLWLAFNILVNVGVVLTYPILISIGTVLSVPGNAAVDLLKHKMIFSVVRLGATIIICIGFLLMLLPEEWDEITLRFINSLKEKKSEDHADDITDSSVHTRSRSRANGTVSIPLA; this comes from the exons GTGTCTCACGATCATCTGTCATCCAATGCAAGCCAGGAGGCAACTGCCCCAGCACACACAGAGGCATGACTAGGCAGCTCTCCCCTTTATCTGTTGCTGAAGATTCTGCTGCTCCCATTCTTGAGCTGCAGAATCGAAGTCCCTCGGGCATCTATCGGCACAGCAGAGTCGAGAGGCAGAGCAGATCAG gAGAGGAaggaacacaaacacacacagagagcagcagccaagAAGCTGAGGGACAGACACGATGTCAGTCTTGCACATCCACATTTCTTAAGCTTATCTGGAGATTTCTGATCATTTTGTCTGTCTCTTCCTCCTGGGTTGGGACCACGCAGTTTGTCAAAATCACGTATGAGACCTTTGACTGTCCCTTTTTCATGACTTGGTTCTCAACAAACTGGAACATTATGGTTTTTCCCATTTATTATTCTGGGCACCTTGCAACTGCGCAGGAAAAGCAGTCTCCAATCAAAAAATTCAG ggAATGCAGTCGGATTTTTGGTGAAGATGGTCTGACGCTGAAACTGTTTCTTAAAAGGACTGCTCCCTTTTCTATTCTGTGGACTTTGACTAACTACCTGTATTTACTGGCTTTAAAGAAGCTGACAGCCACAGACGTCTCTGCCCTATTCTGTTGTAACAAAGCTTTTGTCTTCTTGCTTTCTTGGATTGTGCTGAAAGACAGGTTCATGGGAGCAAGG ATAGTTGCAGCCATAATGGCAATCACAGGAATTGTAATGATGGCATATGCAGATGGTTTCCAGGGCGATTCAATTATCGGGGTAGCATATGCTGTCGGATCAGCCTCTACATCTGCGTTGTATAAG GTTTTGTTCAAAATGTTTCTCGGCAGTGCGAACTTTGGGGAAGCTGCTCATTTTGTTTCTACTCTGGGCTTCTTCAATTTAATTTTCATCTCCGTTACCCCCATCATCCTCTATTTTACAAAAGTGGAGTACTGGTCCCCCTTCTCCGCTGTGCCGTGGGGTTACCTGTGCGGAGTAGCCGGCCTCTGGTTAG CTTTTAACATTCTGGTTAACGTTGGCGTCGTGCTTACGTACCCCATTCTGATCTCTATCGGCACAGtgctcagcgttcctggaaatGCAG CTGTGGATCTCTTGAAGCACAAGATGATCTTCAGTGTGGTGAGGCTGGGGGCCACCATCATCATTTGCATCGGGTTTCTGCTGATGCTGCTCCCTGAAGAATGGGATGAAATAACCCTGCGGTTCATCAACAGcttaaaggagaagaaaagtgagGATCATGCCGATGACATCACGGACTCCAGCGTGCACACGAGAAGCAGAAGTAGAGCTAATGGGACAGTGTCTATACCACTAGCTTAG
- the SLC35F4 gene encoding solute carrier family 35 member F4 isoform X2: MKKHSARVAPLPSYSVSELNSPVPDGVSRSSVIQCKPGGNCPSTHRGMTRQLSPLSVAEDSAAPILELQNRSPSGIYRHSRVERQSRSGEEGTQTHTESSSQEAEGQTRCQSCTSTFLKLIWRFLIILSVSSSWVGTTQFVKITYETFDCPFFMTWFSTNWNIMVFPIYYSGHLATAQEKQSPIKKFRECSRIFGEDGLTLKLFLKRTAPFSILWTLTNYLYLLALKKLTATDVSALFCCNKAFVFLLSWIVLKDRFMGARIVAAIMAITGIVMMAYADGFQGDSIIGVAYAVGSASTSALYKVLFKMFLGSANFGEAAHFVSTLGFFNLIFISVTPIILYFTKVEYWSPFSAVPWGYLCGVAGLWLAFNILVNVGVVLTYPILISIGTVLSVPGNAAVDLLKHKMIFSVVRLGATIIICIGFLLMLLPEEWDEITLRFINSLKEKKSEDHADDITDSSVHTRSRSRANGTVSIPLA, from the exons GTGTCTCACGATCATCTGTCATCCAATGCAAGCCAGGAGGCAACTGCCCCAGCACACACAGAGGCATGACTAGGCAGCTCTCCCCTTTATCTGTTGCTGAAGATTCTGCTGCTCCCATTCTTGAGCTGCAGAATCGAAGTCCCTCGGGCATCTATCGGCACAGCAGAGTCGAGAGGCAGAGCAGATCAG gAGAGGAaggaacacaaacacacacagagagcagcagccaagAAGCTGAGGGACAGACACGATGTCAGTCTTGCACATCCACATTTCTTAAGCTTATCTGGAGATTTCTGATCATTTTGTCTGTCTCTTCCTCCTGGGTTGGGACCACGCAGTTTGTCAAAATCACGTATGAGACCTTTGACTGTCCCTTTTTCATGACTTGGTTCTCAACAAACTGGAACATTATGGTTTTTCCCATTTATTATTCTGGGCACCTTGCAACTGCGCAGGAAAAGCAGTCTCCAATCAAAAAATTCAG ggAATGCAGTCGGATTTTTGGTGAAGATGGTCTGACGCTGAAACTGTTTCTTAAAAGGACTGCTCCCTTTTCTATTCTGTGGACTTTGACTAACTACCTGTATTTACTGGCTTTAAAGAAGCTGACAGCCACAGACGTCTCTGCCCTATTCTGTTGTAACAAAGCTTTTGTCTTCTTGCTTTCTTGGATTGTGCTGAAAGACAGGTTCATGGGAGCAAGG ATAGTTGCAGCCATAATGGCAATCACAGGAATTGTAATGATGGCATATGCAGATGGTTTCCAGGGCGATTCAATTATCGGGGTAGCATATGCTGTCGGATCAGCCTCTACATCTGCGTTGTATAAG GTTTTGTTCAAAATGTTTCTCGGCAGTGCGAACTTTGGGGAAGCTGCTCATTTTGTTTCTACTCTGGGCTTCTTCAATTTAATTTTCATCTCCGTTACCCCCATCATCCTCTATTTTACAAAAGTGGAGTACTGGTCCCCCTTCTCCGCTGTGCCGTGGGGTTACCTGTGCGGAGTAGCCGGCCTCTGGTTAG CTTTTAACATTCTGGTTAACGTTGGCGTCGTGCTTACGTACCCCATTCTGATCTCTATCGGCACAGtgctcagcgttcctggaaatGCAG CTGTGGATCTCTTGAAGCACAAGATGATCTTCAGTGTGGTGAGGCTGGGGGCCACCATCATCATTTGCATCGGGTTTCTGCTGATGCTGCTCCCTGAAGAATGGGATGAAATAACCCTGCGGTTCATCAACAGcttaaaggagaagaaaagtgagGATCATGCCGATGACATCACGGACTCCAGCGTGCACACGAGAAGCAGAAGTAGAGCTAATGGGACAGTGTCTATACCACTAGCTTAG
- the SLC35F4 gene encoding solute carrier family 35 member F4 isoform X3 has protein sequence MDGKAAPNGVATIEDRILRITGYYGYYPGYSSQKREEGTQTHTESSSQEAEGQTRCQSCTSTFLKLIWRFLIILSVSSSWVGTTQFVKITYETFDCPFFMTWFSTNWNIMVFPIYYSGHLATAQEKQSPIKKFRECSRIFGEDGLTLKLFLKRTAPFSILWTLTNYLYLLALKKLTATDVSALFCCNKAFVFLLSWIVLKDRFMGARIVAAIMAITGIVMMAYADGFQGDSIIGVAYAVGSASTSALYKVLFKMFLGSANFGEAAHFVSTLGFFNLIFISVTPIILYFTKVEYWSPFSAVPWGYLCGVAGLWLAFNILVNVGVVLTYPILISIGTVLSVPGNAAVDLLKHKMIFSVVRLGATIIICIGFLLMLLPEEWDEITLRFINSLKEKKSEDHADDITDSSVHTRSRSRANGTVSIPLA, from the exons gAGAGGAaggaacacaaacacacacagagagcagcagccaagAAGCTGAGGGACAGACACGATGTCAGTCTTGCACATCCACATTTCTTAAGCTTATCTGGAGATTTCTGATCATTTTGTCTGTCTCTTCCTCCTGGGTTGGGACCACGCAGTTTGTCAAAATCACGTATGAGACCTTTGACTGTCCCTTTTTCATGACTTGGTTCTCAACAAACTGGAACATTATGGTTTTTCCCATTTATTATTCTGGGCACCTTGCAACTGCGCAGGAAAAGCAGTCTCCAATCAAAAAATTCAG ggAATGCAGTCGGATTTTTGGTGAAGATGGTCTGACGCTGAAACTGTTTCTTAAAAGGACTGCTCCCTTTTCTATTCTGTGGACTTTGACTAACTACCTGTATTTACTGGCTTTAAAGAAGCTGACAGCCACAGACGTCTCTGCCCTATTCTGTTGTAACAAAGCTTTTGTCTTCTTGCTTTCTTGGATTGTGCTGAAAGACAGGTTCATGGGAGCAAGG ATAGTTGCAGCCATAATGGCAATCACAGGAATTGTAATGATGGCATATGCAGATGGTTTCCAGGGCGATTCAATTATCGGGGTAGCATATGCTGTCGGATCAGCCTCTACATCTGCGTTGTATAAG GTTTTGTTCAAAATGTTTCTCGGCAGTGCGAACTTTGGGGAAGCTGCTCATTTTGTTTCTACTCTGGGCTTCTTCAATTTAATTTTCATCTCCGTTACCCCCATCATCCTCTATTTTACAAAAGTGGAGTACTGGTCCCCCTTCTCCGCTGTGCCGTGGGGTTACCTGTGCGGAGTAGCCGGCCTCTGGTTAG CTTTTAACATTCTGGTTAACGTTGGCGTCGTGCTTACGTACCCCATTCTGATCTCTATCGGCACAGtgctcagcgttcctggaaatGCAG CTGTGGATCTCTTGAAGCACAAGATGATCTTCAGTGTGGTGAGGCTGGGGGCCACCATCATCATTTGCATCGGGTTTCTGCTGATGCTGCTCCCTGAAGAATGGGATGAAATAACCCTGCGGTTCATCAACAGcttaaaggagaagaaaagtgagGATCATGCCGATGACATCACGGACTCCAGCGTGCACACGAGAAGCAGAAGTAGAGCTAATGGGACAGTGTCTATACCACTAGCTTAG